Proteins from a genomic interval of Actinoalloteichus hymeniacidonis:
- the pip gene encoding prolyl aminopeptidase produces the protein MSEYYEPTEPFDEGMLDVGDGNHVAWEVGGNPDGKPVLIVHGGPGAGRSRGLRRYCDPAEYRVVLFDQRGCGRSTPHASDPATDLTVNTTDHLIADMERLREHLGIDRWLLFGGSWGSTLILAYAQRHPDRVSEIVLAGVTMTRRSEIDWLYRGVGLLFPQEWERFRDGVPEVDRDGDLLAAYARLTSDPDPEVRARATRDWADWEDTVISQEPNGRRNAYSDRPDRDLSAFVRICAHYFSNAAWLPEGVLLQQADRLTGIPGVLIHGRHDLGGPLGNAWELAGRWPDAELVIVEDAGHTGSDTMRQEFRRALDRFACRR, from the coding sequence ATGTCCGAGTACTACGAGCCGACCGAGCCGTTCGACGAAGGTATGTTGGACGTCGGTGACGGAAACCACGTGGCCTGGGAGGTCGGCGGCAACCCCGATGGCAAGCCCGTCCTCATCGTGCACGGCGGTCCCGGGGCCGGGCGTTCGCGGGGCCTGCGCCGGTACTGCGATCCGGCCGAGTACCGGGTCGTGCTGTTCGATCAACGCGGCTGTGGCCGAAGTACCCCGCACGCGAGTGACCCTGCCACCGACCTGACGGTCAACACCACCGACCATCTGATCGCCGATATGGAGCGGCTGCGTGAACACCTGGGCATCGACCGCTGGCTGCTCTTCGGCGGATCATGGGGCTCCACCCTGATTCTGGCCTACGCACAGCGACATCCGGATCGTGTCTCGGAGATCGTCCTCGCCGGTGTCACCATGACCCGTCGCTCGGAGATCGACTGGTTGTACCGAGGTGTCGGTCTGCTGTTCCCCCAGGAATGGGAACGATTCCGAGACGGCGTTCCCGAGGTCGACCGCGACGGCGACCTACTCGCGGCCTACGCGCGACTGACCTCGGACCCCGACCCCGAGGTACGGGCCCGCGCCACCCGGGACTGGGCCGACTGGGAGGACACGGTCATCTCCCAGGAGCCCAACGGCCGACGCAATGCCTACAGCGACCGGCCGGATCGGGATCTGTCGGCCTTCGTTCGGATCTGTGCGCACTATTTCTCGAACGCCGCCTGGCTGCCCGAGGGTGTGCTGCTGCAACAGGCCGACCGATTGACCGGCATCCCCGGCGTGCTGATCCACGGCAGGCACGACCTGGGCGGGCCGTTGGGCAATGCCTGGGAACTGGCGGGCCGGTGGCCGGACGCGGAACTGGTCATCGTCGAGGATGCCGGGCACACCGGAAGCGACACCATGCGGCAGGAGTTCCGCCGGGCCCTAGACCGATTCGCCTGCCGGCGATGA
- a CDS encoding DUF6314 family protein produces MDGHDDRAVHDLGAFLLGRWRLDRRIVDDRGDLLGTVVGSVVITEVAAEVATPPPRSLDYHEEGELVLASYRGPMSRRLEYRLGEAGRAVVHFDHGGFFHDVDLRSGHWQARHPCGDDRYLGTYSVLGPDRWRQEWQVEGPSKAHTIHSEFHRVG; encoded by the coding sequence ATGGACGGACACGACGATCGGGCGGTGCACGATCTCGGTGCCTTCCTCCTCGGACGATGGCGTCTGGATCGGAGGATCGTCGACGACCGGGGCGACCTGCTCGGCACCGTGGTCGGCTCGGTCGTGATCACCGAGGTCGCGGCGGAGGTGGCGACGCCCCCGCCGCGCAGCCTCGACTACCACGAGGAGGGCGAGCTGGTGCTCGCCTCATACCGGGGCCCGATGAGCCGACGGTTGGAGTATCGCCTCGGTGAAGCGGGCCGGGCGGTGGTCCACTTCGATCACGGCGGATTCTTTCACGATGTGGACCTGCGTAGCGGGCATTGGCAGGCACGTCATCCCTGCGGCGATGACCGCTACCTCGGCACCTATTCCGTGCTGGGCCCGGACCGCTGGCGGCAGGAGTGGCAGGTCGAAGGCCCGTCGAAGGCCCACACGATCCACTCCGAGTTCCACCGTGTCGGCTGA
- a CDS encoding endo alpha-1,4 polygalactosaminidase, with the protein MERDRIVIRRISALAVVLPLAAACGETPTMSAGTPELVAGSTAQVENAADQAWSAPPVDATFDYQIGGDYELPEGVSVVSRDWFAGDAPAGAYGICYVNAFQTQSDDGGLDRPDAQSNWPAHLVLNELGDDPNWGGEYLVDISTESNRADAVEHLRPMIETCADKGFEAVEYDNLDSWIRFDGTPLEGQVPFGEEEAVEFATLITEVAHSEGMASAQKNTVELEAEVSLEVIGFDFAIAENCGEWTECQGYRDVFGDRVIAIEYERENFDWTCDQVGDSISVVLRDVPVSRPGSSTYQYDAC; encoded by the coding sequence ATGGAGAGGGATCGCATCGTGATTCGTCGGATCTCGGCTCTCGCCGTGGTACTCCCGCTGGCGGCAGCCTGCGGAGAGACCCCCACCATGTCCGCCGGGACGCCCGAACTGGTCGCGGGCTCCACGGCTCAGGTCGAGAATGCGGCCGACCAGGCGTGGAGTGCGCCGCCGGTCGACGCGACCTTCGACTACCAGATCGGTGGTGACTACGAGCTGCCCGAGGGTGTCTCCGTCGTCTCCAGAGACTGGTTCGCGGGCGACGCGCCTGCGGGTGCCTATGGGATCTGTTATGTGAACGCCTTCCAGACCCAGAGCGACGACGGTGGTCTCGACCGGCCGGACGCGCAGTCGAACTGGCCTGCGCACCTCGTGCTGAACGAATTGGGCGACGACCCGAACTGGGGTGGCGAGTACCTGGTCGACATCTCGACCGAGAGCAACCGTGCCGACGCGGTCGAGCATCTGCGTCCGATGATCGAGACCTGTGCGGACAAGGGCTTCGAGGCCGTCGAGTACGACAACCTCGATTCGTGGATCCGCTTCGACGGGACGCCGTTGGAGGGGCAGGTGCCCTTCGGTGAGGAGGAGGCCGTCGAGTTCGCCACGCTGATCACCGAGGTCGCGCACTCCGAGGGCATGGCCTCCGCGCAGAAGAACACCGTCGAGCTCGAAGCCGAGGTCTCGCTGGAGGTGATCGGCTTCGACTTCGCCATCGCCGAGAACTGTGGCGAGTGGACCGAGTGCCAGGGTTACCGCGATGTCTTCGGCGACCGGGTGATCGCCATCGAGTACGAGCGCGAGAACTTCGATTGGACCTGCGACCAGGTCGGCGATTCCATCTCGGTTGTGCTGCGGGACGTCCCCGTCAGCAGGCCCGGCAGCTCGACCTATCAGTACGACGCCTGCTGA
- a CDS encoding dienelactone hydrolase family protein has product MAVSVPISVSTSAGSLAGDLTVGDAPRGIVVFVHGSGSSRRSPRNRTVAAVLHAHRLATLQLDLLTEAESTLDERTGELRFDIPLLTQRVIDAVAWIKADSTGRLPIGLFGASTGAAAALASAARLPEVRAVVSRGGRPDLVEPAVLRSVRAATLFVVGGADEQVLAFNRRASAELSAPHRIEIVAGATHLFAEPGALDEVARLSADWFGRHLPDRTAVVGDGGQVG; this is encoded by the coding sequence ATGGCGGTGTCGGTTCCGATCTCGGTGAGTACGTCGGCGGGTTCTCTCGCAGGCGATCTCACGGTGGGGGATGCGCCGAGGGGGATCGTCGTGTTCGTCCACGGCTCGGGAAGCTCGCGGCGCAGCCCGCGTAACCGGACGGTCGCAGCGGTGTTGCACGCACACCGATTGGCGACGCTGCAGCTGGACCTGCTGACCGAGGCGGAGTCCACGCTGGACGAGCGAACCGGGGAGCTGCGCTTCGACATCCCGCTACTGACCCAACGGGTGATCGACGCGGTGGCCTGGATCAAGGCCGATTCCACGGGCCGACTGCCGATCGGCTTGTTCGGAGCCAGCACCGGAGCCGCCGCCGCACTGGCCTCGGCGGCGCGACTGCCGGAAGTTCGTGCGGTGGTGTCCCGAGGTGGTCGCCCGGATCTCGTAGAGCCTGCCGTGCTGCGATCGGTGCGCGCCGCGACGCTGTTCGTCGTCGGTGGGGCGGACGAGCAGGTGCTCGCATTCAACCGACGTGCCTCGGCGGAACTGTCCGCCCCGCATCGGATCGAGATCGTCGCCGGCGCGACCCACCTGTTCGCCGAGCCGGGCGCCCTGGACGAGGTCGCCAGACTCAGCGCGGACTGGTTCGGCAGGCACCTGCCCGATCGCACCGCTGTGGTGGGAGACGGCGGCCAGGTCGGCTGA
- a CDS encoding carbohydrate-binding module family 20 domain-containing protein — translation MRSNPRPRIGSARTAAPDARRTTRRRRSIGALFAGAMAMVMTIGAAVPALAESRSEASQAAGTVSAEPALAPPGDKDVTAVLFEQTFASVSRACTEVLGPKGYGYVQVSPPQERIQGSQWWTAYQPVSYRIAGPLGDRAAFQSMIGACNDAGVEVIVDAVVNHMSAGSGTGTGGTQYSKYDYPGHYQDQDFHGCRRDIDNYNDRYNVQQCELVGLSDLNTSSEYVRSEIAEYLDDLIGMGVAGFRVDAVKHIDTDDLRAIKDRLSDPGVYWVQEAIYGAGEAVSPSEYLQNGDVQEFRYATDLKRVFNNENLAYLENFGEAWGYMPSAQSGVFVTNHDTERNGSTLSYKDQANFTLANVFMLAHPFGTPSVHSGYDFSNHDAGAPNGGEVSACYTDGWGCQHAWPQIANMVGFRNAAGDTAVTHWWDNGNDAIAFGRGDRAFVAINQENGGLTQTFQTGLPAGTYCDVQHGGPTGSGGCTGPTYTVDGDGRFTATIGARDAVALHVGATGSPAPEPGRGGASFSVTASTVFGENIFVVGDRAELGSWNPAAALPLSAADYPRWTRDVALPAGVVAQYKYLRKDASGAVTWEQGGNRSLTVPATGTIRLTDSWRS, via the coding sequence GTGAGATCGAATCCCCGCCCACGCATCGGTTCCGCCCGTACGGCGGCGCCCGACGCACGTCGCACGACCCGACGACGCAGATCGATCGGCGCATTATTCGCAGGCGCGATGGCGATGGTGATGACCATCGGCGCCGCCGTTCCCGCCCTCGCCGAGTCCCGGTCCGAGGCATCCCAGGCCGCCGGGACCGTCTCCGCCGAACCGGCGCTGGCTCCGCCCGGCGACAAGGACGTCACCGCGGTGCTCTTCGAGCAGACCTTCGCCTCGGTGTCCCGCGCCTGCACCGAGGTACTCGGCCCGAAAGGCTACGGGTACGTCCAGGTCTCGCCGCCGCAGGAACGGATCCAGGGTTCACAGTGGTGGACGGCGTACCAGCCGGTCAGCTACCGGATCGCCGGACCGCTGGGCGATCGAGCCGCCTTCCAGAGCATGATCGGTGCCTGCAACGACGCGGGCGTCGAGGTCATCGTGGACGCGGTGGTCAACCACATGTCCGCAGGCTCCGGAACTGGCACCGGCGGCACGCAGTACTCGAAGTACGACTACCCCGGGCACTATCAGGACCAGGACTTCCACGGCTGCCGCCGAGACATCGACAACTACAACGACCGGTACAACGTCCAGCAGTGCGAACTCGTCGGTCTGTCCGACCTGAACACGAGCAGCGAGTACGTGCGCTCCGAGATCGCCGAATATCTCGACGATCTGATCGGGATGGGCGTGGCGGGCTTCCGCGTCGACGCGGTGAAACACATCGACACCGATGATCTCCGGGCCATCAAGGACCGACTGTCCGACCCCGGCGTCTACTGGGTCCAGGAGGCCATCTACGGCGCGGGCGAGGCGGTGAGCCCGAGCGAGTATCTGCAGAACGGTGACGTGCAGGAATTCCGCTACGCGACCGATCTGAAGCGGGTCTTCAACAACGAGAACCTCGCGTACCTGGAGAATTTCGGCGAGGCGTGGGGATACATGCCCTCGGCGCAGTCGGGCGTGTTCGTCACCAATCACGACACCGAACGCAACGGGTCGACGCTGAGTTACAAGGACCAGGCGAACTTCACGCTGGCCAATGTCTTCATGCTCGCCCATCCCTTCGGCACCCCCTCGGTGCACTCCGGCTATGACTTCTCCAACCACGACGCGGGCGCGCCGAACGGGGGCGAGGTCAGCGCCTGCTACACCGATGGCTGGGGCTGCCAACACGCCTGGCCGCAGATCGCCAACATGGTCGGCTTCCGCAACGCCGCAGGCGATACCGCCGTCACCCACTGGTGGGACAACGGCAACGACGCCATCGCCTTCGGTCGGGGCGACCGGGCCTTCGTCGCCATCAACCAGGAGAACGGCGGGCTCACCCAGACGTTCCAGACCGGACTACCCGCAGGCACCTACTGCGACGTGCAGCACGGCGGCCCGACGGGATCCGGCGGCTGCACCGGGCCCACCTACACCGTCGACGGCGACGGCCGGTTCACCGCGACGATCGGCGCGCGCGACGCCGTGGCGCTACATGTCGGCGCCACCGGCTCCCCCGCTCCCGAACCGGGACGCGGCGGTGCCTCGTTCAGCGTGACCGCGAGCACGGTCTTCGGCGAGAACATCTTCGTCGTCGGCGACCGCGCGGAGCTGGGCAGCTGGAATCCGGCGGCCGCCCTGCCGTTGTCCGCCGCCGACTATCCGAGGTGGACCCGGGACGTCGCGCTGCCCGCCGGGGTCGTCGCGCAGTACAAGTATCTGCGCAAGGACGCGAGTGGGGCCGTCACCTGGGAGCAGGGTGGTAACCGGTCGTTGACCGTGCCCGCCACCGGAACGATCCGGCTGACCGATTCCTGGCGCTCGTAA
- a CDS encoding SRPBCC family protein produces MSDIVDQIRNTHREVGTGRIPAGEGYTVLLRRHYDADIDDVWTACTEPDRLARWFLPVSGDLRVGGRYELRGNNTGGEILRCERPTSLTVTWVFGETPTEADVTEVRIRLSAAPEGGTVFELEHTAVIDEERWKQYGPGAAGVGWDISLTSLGRFLAGIPIEDPVAWENSEEAREVSIASSRAWGAAFEASGASAAAAAAATARTTAFYAPEPDQG; encoded by the coding sequence ATGAGCGACATCGTCGACCAGATTCGCAACACCCACCGCGAGGTGGGCACCGGCCGCATCCCTGCGGGCGAGGGCTACACCGTGCTGCTGCGCAGGCACTACGACGCCGACATCGACGACGTCTGGACCGCGTGCACCGAGCCCGACCGGTTGGCCCGCTGGTTTCTCCCGGTGTCCGGCGACCTGCGGGTCGGCGGGCGCTACGAACTTCGTGGCAACAACACCGGCGGGGAGATCCTGCGGTGTGAGCGTCCCACCTCGCTGACGGTGACCTGGGTGTTCGGCGAGACCCCGACCGAGGCAGACGTCACCGAGGTCCGGATTCGGCTCTCGGCCGCGCCGGAGGGCGGCACCGTCTTCGAACTGGAGCACACCGCAGTGATCGACGAGGAGCGTTGGAAGCAGTACGGACCGGGTGCGGCAGGCGTCGGCTGGGACATCAGCCTGACCTCGCTCGGTCGATTCCTGGCAGGCATCCCGATCGAGGACCCCGTCGCGTGGGAGAACTCGGAGGAGGCCCGCGAGGTGAGCATCGCGAGCAGCCGGGCGTGGGGCGCCGCGTTCGAGGCTTCGGGGGCGAGCGCAGCGGCGGCCGCAGCCGCGACCGCGCGGACCACGGCGTTCTACGCACCGGAGCCCGACCAGGGCTAG
- a CDS encoding ferric reductase-like transmembrane domain-containing protein produces the protein MTTARADGPEPGENEELLVERTDDAPRRSRGELRTDLVATSVELVIATVLTSAVFLLLYQRIEADTSDTTLVMPFMNDAAMHWPYWLSQAFGWTALLWSWVTVMLGLAVSGRSPDWLTISPARMERLHRSTSLTTIVLIFAHALVLSWDPADPNLAGSFIPWMYSHPPGRFGVALGVIAFWLAIPLGLSFYLRRRIGPRTWRIAHRFVIVVYILGVWHTLLWGTNVWFDGWVRWLLWALQIPVAVLLVARLLAPARRGERLPLRLSELRQRWSGGTLARLGGRLVAVLAAVALVVVVVTGSIGGRDREDYDRTPAETGHEHEH, from the coding sequence ATGACCACGGCCCGAGCCGACGGCCCGGAGCCAGGCGAGAACGAGGAGCTGCTCGTGGAACGGACCGACGACGCCCCCAGACGGTCCCGAGGGGAACTGCGTACGGATCTGGTCGCGACCTCGGTCGAGCTGGTGATCGCCACCGTGCTGACCAGCGCGGTATTCCTGCTGCTGTACCAGCGGATCGAGGCGGACACCTCGGACACCACGCTGGTCATGCCCTTCATGAACGACGCCGCGATGCACTGGCCGTACTGGCTCAGTCAGGCCTTCGGTTGGACCGCGCTGCTGTGGTCCTGGGTGACGGTGATGCTCGGACTCGCGGTCTCGGGTCGATCGCCCGACTGGCTCACCATCTCCCCCGCCCGGATGGAACGGCTGCACCGGTCCACCAGTCTGACCACGATCGTGCTGATCTTCGCGCACGCCCTGGTGCTCTCCTGGGATCCGGCCGATCCCAATCTCGCGGGCAGCTTCATCCCCTGGATGTACTCCCACCCACCCGGTCGGTTCGGAGTGGCGCTGGGCGTGATCGCGTTCTGGTTGGCCATCCCGCTCGGTCTGTCCTTCTATCTCCGGCGGCGGATCGGCCCCCGCACCTGGCGCATCGCGCACCGGTTCGTGATCGTCGTCTACATCCTCGGGGTGTGGCACACCCTGTTGTGGGGGACGAATGTCTGGTTCGACGGCTGGGTGCGCTGGCTGCTGTGGGCGTTGCAGATCCCCGTCGCGGTGCTCCTGGTCGCGCGGCTGCTGGCACCGGCGCGGCGGGGTGAACGGCTGCCGCTGCGTCTGAGCGAGCTCCGGCAACGGTGGAGCGGCGGCACGCTGGCCCGGCTCGGTGGCCGGCTGGTAGCGGTGCTCGCGGCGGTGGCGCTGGTCGTGGTGGTGGTGACCGGTTCGATCGGCGGCCGGGATCGCGAGGACTACGACCGCACCCCGGCGGAGACCGGGCACGAACACGAGCACTGA
- a CDS encoding lytic polysaccharide monooxygenase auxiliary activity family 9 protein, translated as MSSHTHARMSFAARLAAIGSAVLLLLAGLFTGTASAHGSVIDPGSRNYGCHDRWGTDHLNPEMATEDPMCWQAWQDNPNAMWNWNGLYRENVGGNHQAAIPDGQLCSGGQTEGGRYNSMDAVGDWKATDIANDFSVHLYDQASHGADYFQVYVTEQGFDPTSQSLGWGDLELVEETGSYAPATDITFDVSAPGRTGRHIVYTIWQASHMDQSYYICSDVNFTG; from the coding sequence ATGTCTTCTCACACGCATGCCCGAATGTCTTTCGCCGCCCGACTGGCGGCCATCGGATCGGCGGTGTTGCTGCTCCTTGCGGGCCTGTTCACCGGGACCGCCTCCGCACACGGCTCGGTGATCGACCCCGGTTCCCGCAACTACGGCTGCCACGACCGGTGGGGCACCGACCACCTGAACCCGGAGATGGCCACCGAGGACCCGATGTGCTGGCAGGCGTGGCAGGACAACCCGAACGCGATGTGGAACTGGAACGGGTTGTACCGCGAGAACGTCGGCGGAAACCACCAGGCGGCCATCCCCGACGGACAATTGTGCAGCGGCGGCCAGACCGAGGGTGGACGTTACAACTCGATGGACGCGGTGGGCGACTGGAAGGCCACCGACATCGCGAACGACTTCTCGGTACACCTGTACGACCAGGCCTCGCACGGCGCCGACTACTTCCAGGTGTACGTCACCGAGCAGGGTTTCGACCCGACCAGTCAGAGCCTGGGCTGGGGTGACCTCGAGTTGGTGGAGGAGACCGGGTCCTACGCGCCTGCCACCGACATCACCTTCGACGTCAGCGCTCCCGGTCGGACCGGCCGCCACATCGTGTACACGATCTGGCAGGCCAGCCACATGGACCAGTCCTACTACATCTGCAGCGATGTGAACTTCACCGGCTGA
- a CDS encoding SagB/ThcOx family dehydrogenase: protein MEYRRSRSLVLYWHDGELTVENYLEVRSTDVEGDNAVAIDEEAVALLSRFDDFTDVEDVVADFPEHEPDSVRGVIKDLAEDGLLLTRQQTDREDRFLDSWGSWGEEARYFHFGTRNALYSGDSLEQRRSDARWIRETGGDPPAIFKSYPDAPRVYLPRIPRRIDEDFLTVLTRRRTHRVFTGEQVRLADFAAALFYTFAPMQLYDAGDLGTLMLRTSPCGGARHELEGYVGVFDVQGVQPGLYHYNAECHALELIDGDFDRERLHRLTYESEMCTPSAFVCFVTAVYERTMYKYRHSRAYRVTLLSAGHLGQTFVLTNTALGLGAWQTAAFRDDELDAALGVDGFTEGVLYMFGAGHPVYAPDGMPAGISRAGLVDGAALMAPRRQPDGDQD, encoded by the coding sequence GTGGAGTACCGACGCTCGCGCAGCCTGGTGCTGTACTGGCACGACGGCGAGCTGACCGTGGAGAACTATCTGGAGGTCCGGTCCACGGACGTCGAAGGCGACAACGCGGTGGCCATCGACGAGGAGGCCGTCGCGTTGCTGAGCCGCTTCGACGACTTCACCGACGTCGAGGACGTGGTGGCGGACTTCCCCGAACACGAGCCCGATTCGGTGCGAGGTGTGATCAAGGACCTCGCCGAGGACGGACTGCTCCTGACCAGGCAGCAGACCGATCGGGAGGACCGGTTCCTCGACTCCTGGGGCTCGTGGGGCGAGGAGGCCCGGTACTTCCACTTCGGAACCCGCAACGCCCTCTACTCCGGCGACAGCCTGGAGCAGCGACGCTCCGATGCCCGGTGGATACGCGAGACCGGCGGCGACCCGCCCGCCATCTTCAAGAGCTATCCCGATGCCCCTCGGGTGTACCTCCCCCGGATCCCCCGCCGGATCGACGAGGATTTCCTCACCGTCTTGACTCGACGCCGTACCCATCGGGTCTTCACCGGGGAACAGGTGCGCCTGGCCGATTTCGCCGCAGCGCTGTTCTACACGTTCGCGCCGATGCAGCTCTACGACGCGGGCGACCTCGGAACCCTGATGCTGCGGACCAGCCCGTGTGGTGGGGCGCGACACGAGCTGGAGGGCTATGTGGGGGTGTTCGACGTACAGGGCGTGCAACCGGGCCTCTACCACTACAACGCCGAGTGCCACGCCCTGGAACTGATCGACGGCGACTTCGACCGCGAACGGCTGCACCGACTCACCTACGAGTCGGAGATGTGCACGCCGTCGGCCTTCGTCTGCTTCGTGACCGCCGTCTACGAGCGGACGATGTACAAGTACCGACACTCCCGCGCCTATCGGGTGACGCTGCTGAGCGCCGGCCACCTGGGCCAGACCTTCGTGCTCACCAACACGGCGCTGGGGCTCGGGGCATGGCAGACGGCCGCCTTCCGTGACGACGAACTCGACGCCGCGCTCGGTGTGGACGGTTTCACCGAGGGCGTGCTGTACATGTTCGGTGCGGGCCATCCGGTCTACGCCCCCGACGGCATGCCCGCCGGGATCTCGCGCGCGGGCCTGGTCGACGGCGCCGCGCTGATGGCACCGCGACGACAACCCGACGGCGACCAGGACTAG
- a CDS encoding mycothiol transferase: MTAHRAARVLIDAFDRIRELVAQNATGLSPEVLSARLDGGSNSISWLLWHLTRIQDDHVSELAGSEQIWTAEGWFDRFGLPFDAADTGFGHTAREVGVVCVDSADLLTGYHDAVHAMTVEYLSSVTDSDFDRIVDESWDPPVSLASRLVSVVGDDLQHAGQAAFLRGVWERDPARASS, translated from the coding sequence ATGACGGCCCACAGAGCAGCACGAGTGCTGATCGACGCGTTCGACCGAATCCGCGAGCTCGTCGCGCAGAATGCGACCGGCCTGAGCCCGGAGGTGTTGTCCGCTCGACTCGACGGCGGGTCCAACTCGATCTCCTGGTTGCTGTGGCACCTCACGCGAATCCAGGACGACCACGTCTCGGAACTGGCGGGGTCCGAGCAGATCTGGACCGCTGAGGGATGGTTCGACCGGTTCGGGCTTCCTTTCGATGCCGCCGACACCGGGTTCGGACATACCGCGCGGGAGGTGGGCGTGGTCTGCGTCGATTCCGCGGATCTTCTGACCGGCTACCACGATGCGGTGCACGCGATGACGGTGGAATACCTGTCGTCGGTGACCGACTCGGACTTCGACCGCATCGTCGACGAGAGCTGGGATCCCCCGGTCTCGCTGGCATCCAGACTGGTGAGTGTGGTCGGCGACGATCTCCAACACGCAGGCCAGGCGGCCTTCCTGCGCGGGGTGTGGGAACGGGATCCGGCGCGTGCCTCGTCCTGA
- a CDS encoding tachylectin-related carbohydrate-binding protein: protein MRALHSRNLTAWAVGIMSTILMAGVPTIAGAEAAEPAVDCRNFASLYSADEDGRLYERSHSRPTEGQGFWDSAIGSIGSGVTGNMLAGTDGLMYQIKPDGIVEAYRHIGGRSWYQWEDGSYSRNISTTLGGYTDPVWRKRITVDSNGTFYLIRGNNQLYRATVDIEGLEFRQQSIAEDWSRFDAITAAGPGVLYARESDGTLYRFHYEESSQRWIDEGTHVDDGWDRYTAFVSPGADILYAVDTESGGVYWHRFFPYSEETVEPRLMVVAGTHDYRVAMPSDSCAWIPPTEDTTPESGAATKPGSTEGA, encoded by the coding sequence GTGCGAGCACTACACAGCAGGAACCTGACGGCATGGGCCGTCGGCATCATGTCGACCATACTGATGGCTGGCGTCCCGACCATCGCAGGCGCGGAAGCGGCCGAACCCGCCGTCGATTGCAGGAACTTCGCGTCTCTGTACTCCGCGGACGAGGACGGCAGACTCTACGAGAGATCTCATAGCCGACCGACCGAAGGACAGGGCTTCTGGGATTCGGCGATTGGATCCATCGGGAGCGGTGTCACCGGAAACATGCTTGCGGGAACCGACGGGCTGATGTACCAGATCAAGCCGGACGGAATCGTGGAAGCGTATCGGCACATCGGCGGCAGATCCTGGTATCAGTGGGAGGACGGCTCGTACTCACGGAATATCAGCACGACGCTGGGCGGCTACACGGACCCGGTATGGCGGAAACGAATCACGGTCGACTCGAACGGCACGTTCTACCTTATTCGAGGAAACAATCAACTTTATCGCGCAACAGTCGATATCGAAGGTCTTGAATTCCGTCAGCAATCCATCGCCGAGGATTGGAGTCGTTTCGACGCCATCACGGCGGCCGGCCCGGGGGTGCTCTATGCCCGAGAGAGCGACGGTACGTTGTACCGCTTCCATTACGAGGAATCCTCACAACGCTGGATCGACGAGGGGACACACGTCGACGACGGCTGGGATCGCTACACCGCGTTCGTATCGCCGGGCGCCGACATCCTCTACGCCGTCGACACGGAGAGCGGCGGCGTGTATTGGCATCGGTTCTTCCCCTACTCCGAGGAAACCGTCGAACCACGCCTGATGGTGGTCGCGGGCACGCACGACTATCGGGTTGCCATGCCGTCGGACTCCTGTGCGTGGATTCCGCCGACGGAAGACACGACACCCGAATCGGGTGCCGCAACGAAACCAGGTTCGACCGAGGGCGCCTGA
- a CDS encoding MarR family winged helix-turn-helix transcriptional regulator, whose amino-acid sequence MTVRSSLPGSGSELLGTRLRHLLELLEGDVAAVYADLGLTGFRPRFTPIVVLLHTDGPQSIRDIATATGVTHSAASQTIAQMVTEQLVILSTGSDARTRLARLTPKATRLIPALDAEWAATTAAVGELEAELSAPLSDVIDEALAALRRRSMRERIAAAASNQEPSNTARSATWDAISRVPNP is encoded by the coding sequence ATGACGGTCCGATCCAGCCTCCCGGGCAGCGGCAGCGAACTTCTCGGCACGCGACTGCGTCATCTCCTGGAGCTTCTGGAGGGCGATGTCGCCGCGGTCTACGCCGATCTCGGCCTGACGGGCTTCCGTCCGAGATTCACACCGATCGTGGTGTTGCTGCACACCGACGGCCCACAGTCGATCCGTGACATCGCGACGGCGACCGGCGTGACGCACTCCGCCGCGAGTCAGACCATCGCGCAGATGGTCACCGAGCAACTGGTCATCCTGTCCACCGGCTCGGACGCCCGCACCCGGCTCGCGCGGCTTACCCCGAAGGCGACCAGGCTCATCCCCGCCCTGGACGCGGAATGGGCGGCCACCACGGCCGCCGTCGGCGAATTGGAAGCCGAGTTGTCGGCACCGCTGAGCGACGTGATCGACGAGGCGCTGGCCGCACTGCGGCGACGATCGATGCGCGAACGCATCGCAGCGGCGGCATCGAATCAGGAACCTTCGAACACGGCGCGCTCCGCCACCTGGGATGCGATCTCGCGCGTTCCGAATCCCTGA